A single region of the Gossypium arboreum isolate Shixiya-1 chromosome 12, ASM2569848v2, whole genome shotgun sequence genome encodes:
- the LOC108477151 gene encoding F-box/kelch-repeat protein At1g22040-like: MGAFLSSNYSRAGTSEPLEVSQNETCKRQKLSTCLCDENPRLIPCLPDEVSYQILARVPRINYLNARLVSRSWKASIMSSELFNIRKELGTTEEWLYILTKKERDKPLWYALDPLSRRWLRLPPMPNVTSEDESRKGLNGLRMWNVVGSSIKIADVIRGWLVRKDALDSPLCGCAIGAVNGCLYVLGGFSRASALRCVWQYNPVLNSWSEVCPMLTARAYCKTGILNNKLYVVGGVTRGPGGLTPLQSAEVFDSHTGIWSQMPSMPFSKAQVLPTAFLADLLKPIATGLTSYRGRLFVPQSLYCWPFFVDVGGEVYDPEVNSWVEMPVGMGEGWPARQAGMKLSVTVDGELYALDPSSSLESARVKVYDYQDDAWKFVVGEVPIPNFTDSESPYLLAGLLGKLHVITKDANNNILVLQTDVRNHCTSLSPASSDNSSCMHSESAESATGLDTDIWRVIATRTARCFELVSCQTLSI, translated from the coding sequence ATGGGGGCATTCTTAAGTTCAAATTATTCCAGGGCTGGAACGAGTGAGCCCTTAGAGGTTTCACAAAATGAAACATGCAAGAGGCAGAAGTTGTCAACATGTCTTTGTGATGAGAACCCAAGATTGATTCCCTGCCTTCCTGATGAGGTATCCTATCAGATTCTAGCTCGAGTTCCAAGGATTAATTACTTGAATGCGAGGTTAGTGTCTCGATCCTGGAAAGCTTCCATCATGAGTTCTGAGCTTTTCAATATTAGGAAAGAGCTTGGAACAACAGAGGAATGGCTCTATATATTGACTAAGAAAGAACGCGACAAGCCTTTGTGGTATGCCTTGGACCCTTTGTCAAGAAGATGGCTTAGATTGCCTCCAATGCCCAACGTTACTTCTGAAGATGAATCCAGGAAAGGTTTAAATGGCCTTCGAATGTGGAATGTGGTGGGCTCAAGCATAAAAATTGCTGATGTCATAAGGGGATGGCTTGTCAGGAAGGATGCATTGGACAGTCCATTATGTGGGTGTGCAATTGGTGCTGTTAACGGATGCCTCTATGTGTTAGGAGGATTCTCTAGAGCTTCAGCCCTTAGATGTGTTTGGCAGTATAATCCAGTTCTAAATTCCTGGAGTGAAGTATGTCCAATGTTAACTGCTAGGGCCTACTGTAAGACTGGCATCCTAAATAATAAGCTCTATGTTGTCGGAGGGGTTACCAGGGGTCCTGGTGGATTAACCCCACTTCAGTCTGCTGAAGTATTTGATTCTCATACAGGTATATGGTCTCAAATGCCAagcatgccattttcaaaagctCAGGTTCTACCCACTGCCTTTTTGGCTGATCTACTCAAACCCATTGCCACAGGACTGACATCATATAGGGGAAGGTTGTTTGTGCCACAAAGTTTATATTGCTGGCCGTTTTTTGTTGATGTTGGAGGGGAGGTATATGATCCAGAGGTAAATTCATGGGTCGAAATGCCAGTGGGTATGGGTGAGGGTTGGCCTGCAAGACAGGCAGGAATGAAATTAAGTGTCACTGTGGATGGCGAGTTGTATGCGCTTGATCCATCTAGTTCTCTTGAAAGTGCTAGGGTCAAGGTATATGATTACCAAGATGATGCTTGGAAATTTGTAGTTGGAGAGGTCCCCATTCCTAACTTTACGGATTCAGAATCTCCATATTTACTTGCTGGTTTACTAGGAAAGCTTCATGTGATTACTAAAGATGCCAACAACAATATATTGGTCCTGCAGACTGATGTCCGAAACCATTGTACCTCCCTATCACCAGCTTCTTCCGATAACTCTTCCTGTATGCATTCTGAGTCTGCAGAGTCTGCAACAGGATTAGACACGGATATTTGGAGGGTTATTGCCACAAGGACAGCTCGATGTTTTGAACTAGTAAGTTGCCAGACCCTTAGTATCTAG